TACAGAACAATGGAGAGTTACTTACAGTTACTGTAAGAATTGGTATTTGGGCTGACTTATATCCAAGGTAGAACTATTTGCAACACTCCCAATAATGGTCAAGAATATGTACTTCAATATTAAATTACAACAGATGCTTTTCGGTTTTAAAGACCAATGTGACCTGTTGCCATGTTCAGAAAGCAGGTCTGTCACTGTAAACTTGTAATACAGACATTTTTGAAATTGTCCTcattttataatgaaaaatattaacCACTGCAGAGGCAGTGAAATGttgatgtaatttttttcctgctcattTTAAGTTGTAATTGCTAAgaattatatatatttctcATCAAGAATGCAGGCTGTGTGGTGAAGTACAGAGATCGTCAGAAGTACATTTGTTATGAGGGGCAGCTGACCTTCCAGTCCTTTTTGGATTGTGGTATGTGAAAATGCTTGTAAATATGCACTGTGCAACTAATGGAACAACATACTGAAAGTGATTGCCATTTATCTTGCTCATAATAAGTTCAGAGTAAATGTGTAACTCCCCAAATCACAGCTTATTGGTTCATGTTTTTGGAGCTGTCTAATTATGCTCATCTGTATAAGCAATGGATGTCTTTGCTCATTGGTACATGGTAACGCAGTCAGATGTTGAATTAAAGATGACctagttttttatgttttgtgctgtttttcttctataaacacacaactgataaataaataaacatttgcagtcttgttttgtcttcacAGTTTCCAAAAAGTTTAACATTCTGAGCTTGGACTTAAAAATCTTTGATGAATCGAAGACTGAAGTTGATGAGGAGGTGTTTGAGTTTCTTATAAAGAAACAAGACCTTGGTGTGCTGGAGATTCGTTTACCTCAAGGCCCAGATTCCAGTGGTGAGTTCCTTATTAAGCCAGAGCCTCATTTTCATCAATACAGTCCCGGCTAGCCTAACATTTTCTGAATATGTGAAAAAAGCAGATGTATGTGCTTCTTGTTTCTGATTTTGAGATCATTTTTGTGTATCTGCTCATTTTTGGATTTCACTTGTCTTTAACAATGACCAAAAGTTTCCACTGTAATTGTGTTAAAATTAGTGTTAAACACAACAGTCAATTGTCATCATGATTGCTAGATTCGTGGAGCTTCTCTACAAACAGCTCCTTTGCAAGCTCCAGTGGAGAAAATGAGGGAGACTGTGATGACACCATCATACTGCAGCATAGTCCTGGAACAAGGAAGAGAGCTGAGGATAATCAGCTAGCTCAAGTAAGCTCTACAGATTTTATTACACTCTTTCAGAAATTGTAACAAAATGCCAGACTTGGGGATTGAGCGATAAATGAAAGTTGTGACACAATGACCATGGTATGTTTAGTACTTgatgttttattactgttttaaACAATTCAGTGTGTTCTCGTTTTATTACTCCTACTTAGATTGAAGACATTCTGAAGAAcaaacctggaggagagaggatcATAAATGAGTACACCTGCACCAAAAGTCTAACTGATAGCAGAAGGCATGATATGGTCAAGATATTGGTTGCACACATGACAAGCGAATATGGGTATGCTGTCACAAAATCATTATGTAACTATGTACCTAATACATAATTTTTGGCTTGGCAAATAATGCCATTTACTCACAAGTACTTTTGAGTTCGTACagtaaagtgtttgtgtgtgtgtgtaggacaAGTCCATCAAGACGTGTTAGAGGACTGTGCAAAGGGCATCACTATCTTGTTCCCATACTTGGCCGATCCTAGGAGCAAGCTTGGCTATGTAAGTACATTAAAAACTAAGTAagtacataaaaaaatacattaaaaagtgAGAGTTACAATTTAAAGATCTTTAAAAGATCTTAAGTCTAGATCAACTAAATATCTGTTTACATTTCTGTATGCCCACCAGGCCAGTTAAGTTCAGCACCAGACCTGTTAAAGTTGATTGAGAAATTCTTCATTAATAGGCACATGTGTagttttaacaataaaaaaatgaagATATTTTGACCTTAACACTCTTTGCTTTAGGAACATTATTACAATGCAGAAGATGGGAGTGGTTATCTGGCATGGAGACTGAAGTTTGTTCCAAAGGACCTGTTATCGGTCAATAACAGGTATGTGGTTTTAATTGTAGTTAGACTTTTTTGACTCTCAGTCATGACACATGATGGGAGAATAATTAtactcttttgtgtttttctaaatTCCTTGCAGTACTTCAAGACGTGAAAATTTCTCTGTTGATATTATGCACGATACTCAATTTGAGTAAAATTTATTCTGATAAATTTACTGTATAGCAACTCAATTGATGCATCTCATACTAGAATTAGTGTTACtgtacagagtgtgtgtctgggtaCCTGTTGATCCATTTTCAGGAGGTTTCAGCAATCTTCCtatcaaaacaaatcaatttGACCACTTTTACACATAAATTTCTTTTGTAATGGTATGATATCTTATAGATTAGGAGGAAACGCTGGTTAGTGTGTGATGGAACCAGCTGAACTTATTTTTTATCAGTTCCTTCACATCTCACTACTTTATTATTTTGCCTTTGTTGTTTTGAGGTAACTGTTGGTGGGTATACTGCTCAAGCTAAGCTGTTAAAACTGCCTCGAGCCCAGCACGTCTCAAAGACAGCTTAAAACTTGTTAGTACAGGTAGTTTAGGTTTCTATcctccttctaagagtatagagcatttgttaattctgatcttattaattggccaaacacagtgaaacgtggattgtcctcactggcttcactgacagaccatatatttcagctgttttctccacgggcgttgagtgtttgtatacatctccagtgtttataaatatttgaaattgtttatgctttggggatgattgttttcaaatatatatatgaatgtttataaatattgaaaattgacaaacattcatgatagagtggctgagttttaggtttctaccctccttctaagagtacagagcatttgttaattctgaccctattaagtggccaaacacagtgaaacgtggattgtgacaCGCTggtttcactgacagaccatttatttcagtattctccacGGGCGTTTAtagtgtttgtatacatctccagtgtttatgaatatttgaaattgtttatgctttggggatgattgttttcaaatatatatatgaatgtttataaatattgaaaattgacaaacattcacaatagagtggctgagtttaaggtttctattCTCtcatttaagagtacagagcatttgttaatactgagcttattaattggccaaacacagtgaaacgtggattgtgactcgctggcttcactgagagaccatttatttcagtattctctatggccgttgagtgtttgtatacatcgtcagtgtttataaatatttgaagttgtttatgccttggggatgattgttttcaaatatatatatgaatgtttataaatattgaaaattgacaaacatttatgatagagtggctgagttttaggtttctaccctccttctaagagtacagagcatttgttaattctgaccctattaagtggccaaacacagtgaaacgtggattgtgactcgctggcttcactgagagaccatttatttcagtattctcctagggtgttgagtgtttacatacatcttcagtgtttataaatatttgaagttgtttatgctttggggatgattgttttcaaatatatatatgaatgtttataaatattgaaaatttaacaaacatttatgatagagtggctgagttttaggtttctaccctccttctaagagtacagagcatttgttaatactgagcttattaattggccaaacacagtgaaacgtggattgtgactcgctggcttcactgagagaccatttatttcagtattctctatggccgttgagtgtttgtatacatcgtcagtgtttataaatatttgaagttgtttatgctttggggatgattgttttcaaatatatatatgaatgtttataaatattgaaaatttgacaaacattcattatagagtggctgagctttaggtttctaccctccttctaagagtacagagcatttgttaattctgaccctattaagtggccaaacacagtgaaacgtggattgtcctcgctggcttcactgagaaaccatttatttcagttgtatTCTCCACAggctttgagtgtttgtatacttcttcagtgttaataaatatttgaaagtgtttatgctttggggatgattgttttcaaatatatatatgaatctttataaatattgaaaatttgacaaacattcatgatagagtggctgagttttaggtttctaccctccttctaagagtacagagcatttgttaattctgaccctatcaagtggccaaacacagtgaaacgtggattgtgactcgctggcttcactgagagaccatttatttcagtattctcctagggtgttgagtgtttgcatacatcttcagtgtttataaatatttgaaagtgtttatcctttggggatgattgttttcaaatatatatgaatgtttataaatattgaaaattgacaaacattcatgatagagtggctgagtttaaggtttctactctcccatttaagagtacagagcatttgttaatactgagcttattaattggccaaacacagtgaaacgtggattgtgactcgctggcttcactgagagaccatttatttcagtattctctatggccgttgagtgtttgtatacatcgtcagtgtttataaatatttgaagttgtttatgctttggggatgattgttttcaaatatatatatgaatgtttataaatattgaaaatttgacaaacattcattatagagtggctgagctttaggtttctaccctccttctaagagtacagagcatttgttaattctgaccctatcaagtggccaaacacagtgaaacgtggattgtgactcgctggcttcactgagagaccatttatttcagtattctctatggccgttgagtgtttgtatacatcgtcagtgtttataaatatttgaagttgtttatgccttggggatgattgttttcaaatatatatatgaatgtttataaatattgaaaattgacaaacatttatgatagagtggctgagttttaggtttctaccctccttctaagagtacagagcatttgttaattctgaccctattaagtggccaaacacagtgaaacgtggattgtgactcgctggcttcactgagagaccatttatttcagtattctctatggccgttgagtgtttgtatacatcgtcagtgtttataaatatttgaagttgtttatgccttggggatgattgttttcaaatatatatatgaatgtttataaatattgaaaattgacaaacatttatgatagagtggctgagttttaggtttctaccctccttctaagagtacagagcatttgttaattctgaccctattaagtggccaaacacagtgaaacgtggattgtgactcgctggcttcactgagagaccatttatttcagtattctcctagggtgttgagtgtttacatacatcttcagtgtttataaatatttgaagttgtttatgctttggggatgattgttttcaaatatatatatgaatgtttataaatattgaaaatttaacaaacatttatgatagagtggctgagttttaggtttctaccctccttctaagagtacagagcatttgttaattctgaccctatcaagtggccaaacacagtgaaacgtggattgtgactcgctggcttcactgagagaccatttatttcagtattctcctagggtgttgagtgtttacatacatcttcagtgtttataaatatctgaagttgtttatgctttggggatgattgttttcaaatatatatatgaatgtttataaatattgaaaatttaacaaacatttatgatagagtggctgagttttaggtttctaccctccttctaagagtacagagcatttgttaattctgaccctattaagtggccaaacacagtgaaacgtggattgtcctcgctggcttcactgagaaaccatttatttcagttgtatTCTCCACAggctttgagtgtttgtatacttcttcagtgttaataaatatttgaaagtgtttatgctttggggatgattgttttcaaatatatatatgaatctttataaatattgaaaatttgacaaacattcatgatagagtggctgagttttaggtttctaccctccttctaagagtacagagcatttgttaattctgaccctatcaagtggccaaacacagtgaaacgtggattgtgactcgctggcttcactgagagaccatttatttcagtattctcctagggtgttgagtgtttgcatacatcttcagtgtttataaatatttgaaagtgtttatcctttggggatgattgttttcaaatatatatgaatgtttataaatattgaaaattgacaaacattcactatacggtggatgagtttaaggtttctaccctccttctaagagtacagagcatttgttaattctgaccctattaagtggccaaacacaagtgaaacgtggattgtcctcgctggcttcactgagaaaccatttatttcagttatattcTCCACAggctttgagtgtttgtatacttcttcagtgttaataaatatttgaaagtgtttatgctttggggatgattgttttcaaatatatatgaatgtttataaatattgaaacttgacaaacattcactatgcggtggctgagtttaaggtttctactctcccatttaagagtacagagcatttgttaatactgagcttattaattggccaaacacagtgaaacgtggattgtgactcgctggcttcactgagagaccatttatttcagtattctctatggccgttgagtgtttgtatacatcgtcagtgtttataaatatttgaagttgtttatgctttggggatgattgttttcaaatatatatatgaatgtttataaatattgaaaatttgacaaacattcattatagagtggctgagctttaggtttctaccctccttctaagagtacagagcatttgttaattctgaccctatcaagtggccaaacacagtgaaacgtggattgtgactcgctggcttcactgagagaccatttatttcagtattctctatggccgttgagtgtttgtatacatcgtcagtgtttataaatatttgaagttgtttatgccttggggatgattgttttcaaatatatatatgaatgtttataaatattgaaaattgacaaacatttatgatagagtggctgagttttaggtttctaccctccttctaagagtacagagcatttgttaattctgaccctattaagtggccaaacacagtgaaacgtggattgtgactcgctggcttcactgagagaccatttatttcagtattctcctagggcgttgagtgtttgtatacatctcagtgtttataaatatttgaaattgtttatgctttggggatgattgttttcaaatatatatatgaatgtttataaatattgaaaattgacaaacattcatgatagagtggctgagttttaaggTTTCTATCCTCTcattctaagagtacagagcatttgttaattctgagcttattaattggccaaacacagtgaaacgtggattgtgactcgctggcttcactgagagaccatttatttcagtattctcctatggccgttgagtgtttgtatacatcgtcagtgtttataaatatttgaagttgtttatgctttggggatgattgttttcaaatatatatatgaatgtttataaatattgaaaattgacaaacatttatgatagagtggctgagttttaggtttctaccctccttctaagagtacagagcatttgttaattctgaccctattaagtggccaaacacagtgaaacgtggattgtgactcgctggcttcactgagagaccatttatttcagtattctcctagggtgttgagtgtttgcatacatcttcagtgtttataaatatttgaagttgtttatgctttggggatgattgttttcaaatatatatatgaatgtttataaatattgaaaatttaacaaacatttatgatagagtggctgagttttaggtttctaccctccttctaagagtacagagcatttgttaattctgaccctattaatgtggccaaacacagtgaaacgtggattgtgactcgctggcttcactgagagaccatttatttcagtattctcctagggctgttgagtgtttgtatacatcttcagtgtttataaatatttgaagttgtttatgctttggggatgattgttttcaaatatatatatgaatgtttataaatattgaaaatttgacaaacattcatgatagagtggctgagttttaggtttctaccctccttctaagagtacagagcatttgttaattctgaccctattaagtggccaaacacagtgaaacgtggattgtcctcgctggcttcactgagaaaccatttatttcagttgtatTCTCCACAggctttgagtgtttgtatacttcttcagtgttaataaatatttgaaagtgtttatgctttggggatgattgttttcaaatatatatatgaatctttataaatattgaaaatttgacaaacattcatgatagagtggctgagttttaggtttctaccctccttctaagagtacagagcatttgttaattctgaccctatcaagtggccaaacacagtgaaacgtggattgtgactcgctggcttcactgagagaccatttatttcagtattctcctagggtgttgagtgtttgcatacatcttcagtgtttataaatatttgaaagtgtttatcctttggggatgattgttttcaaatatatatgaatgtttataaatattgaaaattgacaaacattcatgatagagtggctgagtttaaggtttctactctcccatttaagagtacagagcatttgttaatactgagcttattaattggccaaacacagtgaaacgtggattgtgactcgctggcttcactgagagaccatttatttcagtattctctatggccgttgagtgtttgtatacatcgtcagtgtttataaatatttgaagttgtttatgctttggggatgattgttttcaaatatatatatgaatgtttataaatattgaaaatttgacaaacattcattatagagtggctgagctttaggtttctaccctccttctaagagtacagagcatttgttaattctgaccctatcaagtggccaaacacagtgaaacgtggattgtgactcgctggcttcactgagagaccatttatttcagtattctctatggccgttgagtgtttgtatacatcgtcagtgtttataaatatttgaagttgtttatgccttggggatgattgttttcaaatatatatatgaatgtttataaatattgaaaattgacaaacatttatgatagagtggctgagttttaggtttctaccctccttctaagagtacagagcatttgttaattctgaccctattaagtggccaaacacagtgaaacgtggattgtgactcgctggcttcactgagagaccatttatttcagtattctctatggccgttgagtgtttgtatacatcgtcagtgtttataaatatttgaagttgtttatgccttggggatgattgttttcaaatatatatatgaatgtttataaatattgaaaattgacaaacatttatgatagagtggctgagttttaggtttctaccctccttctaagagtacagagcatttgttaattctgaccctattaagtggccaaacacagtgaaacgtggattgtgactcgctggcttcactgagagaccatttatttcagtattctcctatggctgttgagtgtttgtatacatcttcagtgtttataaatatttgaagttgtttatgctttggggatgattgttttcaaatatatatatgaatgtttataaatattgaaaatttaacaaacatttatgatagagtggctgagttttaggtttctaccctccttctaagagtacagagcatttgttaattctgaccctatcaagtggccaaacacagtgaaacgtggattgtgactcgctggcttcactgagagaccatttatttcagtattctcctagggtgttgagtgtttacatacatcttcagtgtttataaatatttgaagttgtttatgctttggggatgattgttttcaaatatatatatgaatgtttataaatattgaaaatttaacaaacatttatgatagagtggctgagttttaggtttctaccctccttctaagagtacagagcatttgttaattctgaccctattaagtggccaaacacagtgaaacgtggattgtcctcgctggcttcactgagaaaccatttatttcagttgtatTCTCCACAggctttgagtgtttgtatacttcttcagtgttaataaatatttgaaagtgtttatgctttggggatgattgttttcaaatatatatatgaatctttataaatattgaaaatttgacaaacattcatgatagagtggctgagttttaggtttctaccctccttctaagagtacagagcatttgttaattctgaccctatcaagtggccaaacacagtgaaacgtggattgtgactcgctggcttcactgagagaccatttatttcagtattctcctagggtgttgagtgtttgcatacatcttcagtgtttataaatatttgaaagtgtttatcctttggggatgattgttttcaaatatatatgaatgtttataaatattgaaaattgacaaacattcactatacggtggatgagtttaaggtttctaccctccttctaagagtacagagcatttgttaattctgaccctattaagtggccaaacacaagtgaaacgtggattgtcctcgctggcttcactgagaaaccatttatttcagttatattcTCCACAggctttgagtgtttgtatacttcttcagtgttaataaatatttgaaagtgtttatgctttggggatgattgttttcaaatatatatgaatgtttataaatattgaaacttgacaaacattcactatgcggtggctgagtttaaggtttctactctcccatttaagagtacagagcatttgttaatactgagcttattaattggccaaacacagtgaaacgtggattgtgactcgctggcttcactgagagaccatttatttcagtattctctatggccgttgagtgtttgtatacatcgtcagtgtttataaatatttgaagttgtttatgctttggggatgattgttttcaaatatatatatgaatgtttataaatattgaaaatttgacaaacattcattatagagtggctgagctttaggtttctaccctccttctaagagtacagagcatttgttaattctgaccctatcaagtggccaaacacagtgaaacgtggattgtgactcgctggcttcactgagagaccatttatttcagtattctctatggccgttgagtgtttgtatacatcgtcagtgtttataaatatttgaagttgtttatgccttggggatgattgttttcaaatatatatatgaatgtttataaatattgaaaattgacaaacatttatgatagagtggctgagttttaggtttctaccctccttctaagagtacagagcatttgttaattctgaccctattaagtggccaaacacagtgaaacgtggattgtgactcgctggcttcactgagagaccatttatttcagtattctctatggccgttgagtgtttgtatacatcgtcagtgtttataaatatttgaagttgtttatgccttggggatgattgttttcaaatatatatatgaatgtttataaatattgaaaattgacaaacatttatgatagagtggctgagttttaggtttctaccctccttctaagagtacagagcatttgttaattctgaccctattaagtggccaaacacagtgaaacgtggattgtgactcgctggcttcactgagagaccatttatttcagtattctcctaggctgttgagtgtttgtatacatcttcagtgtttataaatatttgaagttgtttatgctttggggatgattgttttcaaatatatatatgaatgtttataaatattgaaaatttgacaaacatttcatgatagagtggctgagttttaggtttctaccctccttctaagagtacagagcatttgttaattctgaccctatcaagtggccaaacacagtgaaacgtggattgtgactcgctggcttcactgagagaccatttatttcagtattctcctagggtgttgagtgtttacatacatcttcagtgtttataaatatctgaagttgtttatgctttggggatgattgttttcaaatatatatatgaatgtttataaatattgaaaatttaacaaacatttatgatagagtggctgagttttaggtttctaccctccttctaagagtacagagcatttgttaattctgaccctattaagtggccaaacacagtgaaacgtggattgtcctcgctggcttcactgagaaaccatttatttcagttgtatTCTCCACAggctttgagtgtttgtatacttcttcagtgttaataaatatttgaaagtgtttatgctttggggatgattgttttcaaatatatatatgaatctttataaatattgaaaatttgacaaacattcatgatagagtggctgagttttaggtttctaccctccttctaagagtacagagcatttgttaattctgaccctatcaagtggccaaacacagtgaaacgtggattgtgactcgctggcttcactgagagaccatttatttcagtattctcctagggtgttgagtgtttgcatacatcttcagtgtttataaatatttgaaagtgtttatcctttggggatgattgttttcaaatatatatgaatgtttataaatattgaaaattgacaaacattcactatacggtggatgagtttaaggtttctaccctccttctaagagtacagagcatttgttaattctgaccctattaagtggccaaacacaagtgaaacgtggattgtcctcgctggcttcactgagaaaccatttatttcagttatattcTCCACAggctttgagtgtttgtatacttcttcagtgttaataaatatttgaaagtgtttatgctttggggatgattgttttcaaatatatatgaatgtttataaatattgaaacttgacaaacattcactatgcggtggctgagtttaaggtttctactctcccatttaagagtacagagcatttgttaatactgagcttattaattggccaaacacagtgaaacgtggattgtgactcgctggcttcactgagagaccatttatttcagtattctctatggccgttgagtgtttgtatacatcgtcagtgtttataaatatttgaagttgtttatgctttggggatgattgttttcaaatatatatatgaatgtttataaatattgaaaatttgaca
This genomic window from Lates calcarifer isolate ASB-BC8 linkage group LG1, TLL_Latcal_v3, whole genome shotgun sequence contains:
- the LOC108897101 gene encoding uncharacterized protein LOC108897101 translates to MYFFEIFGVKCQNAGCVVKYRDRQKYICYEGQLTFQSFLDCVSKKFNILSLDLKIFDESKTEVDEEVFEFLIKKQDLGVLEIRLPQGPDSSDSWSFSTNSSFASSSGENEGDCDDTIILQHSPGTRKRAEDNQLAQIEDILKNKPGGERIINEYTCTKSLTDSRRHDMVKILVAHMTSEYGTSPSRRVRGLCKGHHYLVPILGRS